A genome region from Conger conger chromosome 16, fConCon1.1, whole genome shotgun sequence includes the following:
- the rps11 gene encoding 40S ribosomal protein S11, translating to MADAQTERAYQKQPTIFQNKKRVLLGEGGGKEKLPRYHKSVGLGFKTPREAIDGTYIDKKCPFTGNVSIRGRILSGVVTKMKMQRTIVIRRDYLHYIRKYNRFEKRHKNMSVHLSPAFRDVQVGDIVTVGECRPLSKTVRFNVLKVTKAAGAKKQFQKF from the exons ATGGCGGACGCACAG ACCGAAAGGGCGTACCAGAAGCAGCCCACCATCTTCCAGAACAAGAAGCGCGTTCTGCTGGGCGAGGGGGGCGGAAAGGAAAAGCTTCCCCGCTACCACAAGAGTGTCGGTCTGGGGTTCAAGACGCCAAGGGAG GCCATTGATGGCACCTACATCGACAAGAAGTGCCCCTTCACTGGCAACGTGTCCATCCGTGGTCGGATCCTCTCTG GTGTGGTGACCAAGATGAAGATGCAGAGGACCATCGTCATCAGACGGGACTACCTGCACTACATCCGCAAGTACAACCGATTTGAGAAGAGGCACAAGAACATGTCTGTCCACCTCTCGCCCGCCTTCAG ggacGTCCAGGTGGGAGACATCGTCACCGTGGGGGAGTGCAGACCGCTCAGCAAGACCGTGAGGTTCAACGTCCTCAAGGTCACCAAGGCTGCCGGCGCCAAGAAACAGTTCCAGAAGTTCTAG